AGGCCGGACATTGGCAAGGAGATAAGCGACGCAACCATAGGAAATTACGTGCGGAATCTTAAAGTGTTTTTCCGTTATCTCAAGGAAGAACGCGAAATTAAAACCAATCCGGCGAAGCCCATCGAAAATATTAAACCGAGTCGCAAGAAAAAACAACTGTTAAGCGAGCAAGAATTAAAAGCGCTGATGCGTTCGTTTGATATTACATCATTTTATGGCTACCGATCATATACCATCACGCGCTTGTTATTGGATACCGGGATGCGTATAGGTGAATGCCTTGATTTGGTTCCCGACGATATTGATTTTAAAAATAAAGCGATTCATGTGCGGAATCCCAAAAACAAAAAAGAACGGTTCGTATTTTTTTCGCCGAAATTAAAACAGGAGTTAAGACGGTGGGTATATTACCGTGATCGGTATTGCGACAGTGAATTGTTATTCCCGACCAATCGCGGCACAAAACTTACTCCGTCGTCGTATGAAAAGACGTTGCGAGGTATCGGCCGGCAGTTAGGCGTTGATATTACGCCTCACCAGTTACGCAACAACTTTGCGAAATATTATTTGCTTAACGGCGGGGATATTATTTCGTTGTCGCGTATCCTCGGGCATTCAAATGCAGAAACCACGAAAGTTTACCTTGATTTTGACGAAGGTGAACTAGGCCAGAAATATCAACGACATTCACCGATGGACAAGTTGAATATTTAGAAAAATACGCACGCATTCGAGAAATAAAAATAAAAAAGGGGCGCCCGCCGCCAAACGGAACGCCCGACCGTGCGCCAACACGGTTCAAACCAAATAATTGTACGTTCATTGTACGCAAAAAAAGCGGCAATGTCAATATTCGGCAGGTATAACTTGCGAATCGAACGTACATTCGTTTATTGCGGCGGCGCTCCAAAACGAAGGAGCCGTTAAAAATGACGACACTAACAAACGCAGCACCGACAGAATACAAACGCTTATCTCATTTCGAAACGACCGACCAATTAAACGAAGCCGTACGCGCTAATTTGTACGCCCATAAACACGAACTAACACCGGCCGCAGTCGCCGTGTACGAATATTTACACCGTGCGTCGGTTAACAGCGCCCATTTAAGCGGCATCGGCGTACGGTGCGATAAGTATGCCACGATTGCGAAAAATACCGGTTACAGTAGCCGTACAATAAAGCGTGCCGTTAAACAATTGGTTGACCGCGGCATGATCGAGAGGCACGAAACAACACGCTCAGTGGGCGCCTGGCTAGGCGGAAGTGGGCATAATATCTATTGCGTCACCCCGAATGTCACCCCGTCCGTGACACCCCGCGAGGAAGCCGAAACAGTTGACGAAACAGGCGGTGAAGTGTCGAATATTGACGCGCAAGCAAGCGCTGTTAAACAAGCTAGTTACACATATAAAGACAAAGAGTCGAACGCGGGCGCGCGCGAGAACCGCCAGGACTTTTCGTTTAGTGAACGCTTGGAAGCCGCGCGGGAGTTGGAAAAGTTGGAACGCGCGAAGGCGAAGGAACGGATGAGCGACGGTGGGAAAGGTAGACAAAATCTTGGCAACCATAGAACTGACGGTGAGGTAGCGGAACAATCAGGCTTTGGAAACCGCGAAACTTACCGCCAAGCAAAGTACGTCGGCGAACACGCTGACGACCTAGACGCCACTTATGCACCCGTTCCGGAAGCATTCGCGGCACAAGCACGTCCATTCTTCGACGCCGTCACAACCACGAAGCTATACAAGCGCGTGCAGGCGGCATTTAAGCGCACAGGAGGGCTCGACCACGACCTTACGGCTATACACATCGGAAATCACGGCGACGCTGAAACGCTGCATATTTGCGCTTAAACAAGGCAAGTTGCGCGGCGAGTTTGCCGGTTATTTTTACAAGGCGGTCAAGAATGCGTTATATGATTGCTACGTGGAGGAGTTGCCGGACATTAGTGGCGACGTGGCCGACTTGCCGGCGTGGTTAAAATGACGCGCGCAAGGTGTGGCAAGAGTTAGGTTAAATCGGAACCCCAAGGTTCCAATCGAAGCATTACGCGCACGTGCGCAAGGTGTGGCGGCGAAATGTGTCACCTTTTTCACAAAAAAACCGCCGGTCAAGGCGGCCGTGCTTCGCTACAAATTTACTTGCGCATGTACTTCGTCAATTTGTTCTTGCTCTACGCCTATGTAGCGAAGTGTTTCGCGTTGGCTCGCGTGGTTCAACGCTTTCATAAGCAAGGGCATCGGCGTTCCGTTTTGGTAAGCGGCGTACGCCCAAGCCTTGCGCATTGAGTGTGTGCCAATAGCGCCGATTTTATCAGACAACCCGGCACGTTCAACGGCTTCATTTAGTATGTTGTACGCTTGCTGGCGGCTCAGGGCCTTTTTACCGCCGCCCTTTCGCGACGGAAAAGCAAAATCATCGTCGCTGGCATCAGCTGGAACAAGTTCCTTAACCGCCTTTTTAATCGCGTCATTAAGCGCAAATTTTTTCGTCTTTCCGGTTTTGCCCTCGCGAATTTGTACGTAGTCGCCGCGAAGGTCGCCAACTTTCAGCTTTAATAAGTCGGATACACGTAAACCGGAGTTTATACCGACGATAAAAAGTAAGCGATTGCGGCCGTGCAAGGATCGTTTAATGGCGTTTATGTACGTTTTCTTTTTAATCGGCTTCACTTCGCTAAAATTGACCAACTCCCACGATTTGTTAAATTCATCGTCGCGCAAAAAAGGGCGCCCTGTCAAGCGCCGTTCGATAATATTTCGTTTAATTGGTGAATGACTTCGCCCAAGAAAGAGAAATGCACACTGGCGGCGTTGCTGGCCGGCCAAAACTACACGACGGCGGCACCGGCGACGACGCGTTAGAACAATTACGTCAACGTACCGCGCGGCAACTTCAAGCCGCCTCGCCGTTACATAACGAAGTAGACGTTCGGCTTTTGCAAAATGGTGCTTACGGAGGGGCAGCAGGCGAATTTGTTTCGGGCTCTTGATAATGCGCATATAGCTGGCAGGAGTGGCGAAAGTGACGACGGTGCAGGCCGCCAAATTGTGAATTACAACGAGTTTAACACGCAATCACCTTCGCCGTGAACGCCTAGCGAAGTAGCGCGCCAACAAGAACGGATGATGAAACGTTGGGGGATGGAGTTCGATGGATAATGAAATAATTGCGCATTGTTTAGTAGCCATAACGGACACTGGCGCTGGTATTCACGTACAACGGCGTTTAGACGCCGGAAGTTACTCGCTTTATAAAGTTGGATCAGTTTACCTTGCGGACGACGACCGCGGCAAACGTCGCAAGTTTCTTGACCTTTTGCCGCAAATCGTGGCCGAGTTGCCGCCGGAAGTTACCCGCCTTCACATTGCGGGGCTTCACGGCTTCTTAAAGTCGGAAGAATTACGCAACAAGGCCAATGAAACCGTCGACATGCCCGTTAACGTTTACGGCGTGAATCACATCGCCAAAGAACCGCGGCAAGAGTTGCGGTTACTTGCGGAAGACGCCATTAGAGGACACGACTTGTTCGCAGTAATAAACGAATGGTGAAAGAACCGATAACTTGCGCAGTTGTATCGTAAAACAGCACGTTAA
The Salicibibacter kimchii DNA segment above includes these coding regions:
- a CDS encoding tyrosine-type recombinase/integrase, which codes for MFRDIDVKLDDFMLHCESKMLSRKTMASYEQSVRLFAHYLEDVKGVTNAKDVKTEHIRAYIKYLRERGKYTVVSEEFTREANSPQNRPDIGKEISDATIGNYVRNLKVFFRYLKEEREIKTNPAKPIENIKPSRKKKQLLSEQELKALMRSFDITSFYGYRSYTITRLLLDTGMRIGECLDLVPDDIDFKNKAIHVRNPKNKKERFVFFSPKLKQELRRWVYYRDRYCDSELLFPTNRGTKLTPSSYEKTLRGIGRQLGVDITPHQLRNNFAKYYLLNGGDIISLSRILGHSNAETTKVYLDFDEGELGQKYQRHSPMDKLNI
- a CDS encoding helix-turn-helix domain-containing protein — encoded protein: MTTLTNAAPTEYKRLSHFETTDQLNEAVRANLYAHKHELTPAAVAVYEYLHRASVNSAHLSGIGVRCDKYATIAKNTGYSSRTIKRAVKQLVDRGMIERHETTRSVGAWLGGSGHNIYCVTPNVTPSVTPREEAETVDETGGEVSNIDAQASAVKQASYTYKDKESNAGARENRQDFSFSERLEAARELEKLERAKAKERMSDGGKGRQNLGNHRTDGEVAEQSGFGNRETYRQAKYVGEHADDLDATYAPVPEAFAAQARPFFDAVTTTKLYKRVQAAFKRTGGLDHDLTAIHIGNHGDAETLHICA
- a CDS encoding site-specific integrase; this translates as MRDDEFNKSWELVNFSEVKPIKKKTYINAIKRSLHGRNRLLFIVGINSGLRVSDLLKLKVGDLRGDYVQIREGKTGKTKKFALNDAIKKAVKELVPADASDDDFAFPSRKGGGKKALSRQQAYNILNEAVERAGLSDKIGAIGTHSMRKAWAYAAYQNGTPMPLLMKALNHASQRETLRYIGVEQEQIDEVHAQVNL